Proteins encoded within one genomic window of Halodesulfurarchaeum formicicum:
- a CDS encoding DUF5817 domain-containing protein, with protein MYAVVGCSNCQALWIVADRPETTTCPRCGTRHQFDRLKKFTTTEDREAAREVRSAMLASAQDRAEAYEKLDSVSEMAAAIESAGVDDREYLEGQGLDPDQVAAAATEADTGSMSRRDRVLAALDALDEPTESAIVEYASEHGVPADAAREILEKLTRQGLVVRGAAGFRRL; from the coding sequence ATGTACGCCGTGGTGGGTTGCTCGAACTGTCAGGCACTCTGGATCGTCGCGGACCGGCCCGAGACGACCACGTGCCCGCGCTGTGGGACCCGCCACCAGTTCGACCGGCTCAAGAAGTTCACCACGACCGAGGACCGCGAGGCGGCCCGGGAGGTTCGCTCGGCGATGCTCGCGAGCGCCCAGGACCGGGCGGAAGCCTACGAGAAACTGGACTCCGTGAGCGAGATGGCCGCGGCGATCGAATCTGCGGGGGTCGACGATCGGGAGTATCTCGAAGGACAGGGCCTGGATCCGGATCAGGTCGCCGCGGCCGCCACCGAAGCGGACACCGGCTCGATGAGTCGTCGTGACCGTGTGCTGGCCGCCCTGGACGCCCTCGATGAACCGACCGAGTCGGCGATCGTCGAGTACGCGAGCGAGCACGGGGTGCCGGCAGACGCCGCCCGCGAGATCCTGGAGAAACTCACCCGCCAGGGGCTGGTCGTCCGGGGGGCCGCTGGCTTTCGCCGACTCTGA